From a single Deltaproteobacteria bacterium genomic region:
- a CDS encoding aminodeoxychorismate/anthranilate synthase component II: MILMIDNYDSFTFNLVQYLGELGAEVKVFRNDAISVDDIKKLAPEKIVISPGPCTPDEAGISVETILAFAEQVPILGVCLGHEAIGAAFGGKIIKAKELMHGKTSIITHDGKGIFNNIANPFEATRYHSLSVDSTSLPQCLEVSARTDDGEIMGFRHKEYNISGIQFHPESILTTVGKDLLKNFLLIN; encoded by the coding sequence TTCTTTTACCTTTAATCTGGTCCAGTATTTGGGAGAGTTAGGCGCAGAGGTAAAAGTTTTTAGAAATGATGCCATCAGCGTAGATGATATTAAAAAACTGGCTCCTGAAAAAATCGTTATTTCTCCCGGACCCTGCACGCCTGATGAAGCAGGTATTTCTGTTGAAACCATCCTGGCCTTTGCTGAGCAAGTTCCTATTCTCGGCGTCTGTCTCGGGCATGAAGCCATTGGCGCTGCCTTTGGCGGTAAGATCATAAAAGCCAAAGAGTTAATGCATGGCAAGACATCAATCATTACTCATGATGGTAAAGGAATTTTTAATAACATTGCCAACCCTTTTGAGGCAACACGATACCACTCTCTGTCTGTAGACTCAACATCTCTTCCTCAGTGCCTGGAAGTTTCCGCCCGCACCGATGATGGAGAAATTATGGGATTCAGGCATAAAGAATATAATATATCAGGCATTCAGTTTCACCCTGAATCTATCTTAACCACTGTAGGTAAAGATCTTTTAAAAAATTTTCTTTTAATTAATTGA